A stretch of the Bacillus anthracis str. Vollum genome encodes the following:
- a CDS encoding DMT family transporter, with amino-acid sequence MNYKKWDLRIICAHAFTILIWGSAFPAIRMGLESYTPEHLTLLRLLIASVILLLFSFIYKLRLPDLKDIPAIFIFGALGFTFYHIALNYGEKTVNAGSASLIVSVTPIVTAIFASVFMNEKMKLNGWIGGVISFIGIAFISFSQGDAIQLNSGALFILLAAISESLFFVFQSSYLKKYGFLPFTIYTILSSTVCMLIFLPGMYQEILAAPLEVNLSVIYLGVFPTVLPYIALAYIISRAGASEATSSLYLTPITACFVAWIWLGEVPTLVSIIGGGITILGIVIVHIPVLRKEKHSNLANNQSV; translated from the coding sequence ATGAATTATAAAAAATGGGATTTACGCATTATATGTGCTCACGCTTTTACGATTCTTATATGGGGATCTGCTTTTCCAGCAATCCGTATGGGGCTTGAATCTTATACGCCTGAGCATCTGACTTTACTACGTTTATTAATTGCTTCAGTTATACTTCTTTTGTTTTCCTTTATATATAAGTTACGGCTACCGGATTTAAAGGATATCCCAGCCATTTTTATATTTGGTGCTTTAGGATTTACTTTTTATCACATTGCACTAAACTATGGTGAAAAAACAGTAAATGCTGGATCTGCAAGTTTAATTGTTTCAGTCACGCCTATAGTAACGGCAATATTCGCTTCTGTTTTTATGAATGAAAAAATGAAATTAAATGGTTGGATCGGTGGTGTAATTAGTTTTATAGGAATTGCTTTCATATCATTTAGTCAAGGAGATGCTATTCAATTAAATAGTGGGGCATTATTTATATTATTAGCAGCGATTTCAGAAAGCTTATTTTTCGTTTTCCAATCTTCTTACTTAAAAAAGTACGGTTTCTTGCCATTTACCATATATACAATTTTATCTAGTACGGTATGTATGCTTATTTTCTTACCAGGAATGTATCAAGAAATACTAGCAGCTCCTCTTGAAGTTAACTTGAGCGTTATATATTTAGGTGTCTTTCCAACAGTACTCCCATATATTGCATTGGCCTATATTATATCTCGTGCTGGTGCTTCTGAAGCAACAAGTTCTCTATATTTAACGCCAATAACTGCATGTTTTGTCGCTTGGATATGGTTAGGAGAAGTGCCAACTTTAGTTTCGATAATTGGCGGAGGGATTACTATACTTGGAATTGTGATTGTTCATATACCAGTATTAAGAAAAGAAAAACATAGCAATTTAGCAAATAATCAATCCGTATAA
- a CDS encoding glycosyl hydrolase family 8 — MNGKRNIFTCISIVGIGLASFSNSSFAASVTDNSIQNSIPVVNQQVAAAKEMKPFPQQVNYAGVIKPNHVTQESLNASVRSYYDNWKKKYLKNDLSSLPGGYYVKGEITGDADGFKPLGTSEGQGYGMIITVLMAGYDSNAQKIYDGLFKTARTFKSSQNPNLMGWVVADSKKAQGHFDSATDGDLDIAYSLLLAHKQWGSNGAVNYLKEAQDMITKGIKASNVTNNSRLNLGDWDSKSSLDTRPSDWMMSHLRAFYEFTGDKTWLTVINNLYDVYTQFSNKYSPNTGLISDFVVKNPPQPAPKGFLNESEYTNVYYYNASRVPLRIVMDYAMYGEKRSKVISDKVSSWIQNKTNGNPSKIVDGYQLNGSNIGNYPTAVFVSPFIAASITNSNNQKWVNSGWDWMKNKRESYFSDSYNLLTMLFITGNWWKPIPDNKKTQNQINDAIYEGYDN; from the coding sequence ATGAATGGAAAAAGAAATATTTTTACATGTATTTCTATTGTAGGAATCGGACTAGCTAGTTTTTCTAATTCTAGTTTCGCAGCAAGTGTAACGGACAATTCAATACAAAATTCTATTCCTGTAGTTAATCAACAAGTAGCTGCTGCAAAGGAAATGAAACCATTTCCCCAGCAAGTTAATTATGCAGGTGTTATAAAACCGAATCATGTTACACAAGAAAGTTTAAATGCTTCTGTAAGAAGTTACTACGATAATTGGAAAAAGAAATATTTGAAAAATGATTTATCTTCTTTACCTGGTGGTTATTACGTAAAAGGAGAGATTACAGGTGATGCGGATGGGTTTAAGCCACTTGGAACTTCAGAAGGTCAAGGGTATGGGATGATAATTACAGTATTAATGGCTGGTTATGATTCGAATGCTCAAAAAATCTATGACGGTTTATTTAAAACAGCAAGAACTTTTAAAAGCTCTCAAAATCCTAATTTAATGGGATGGGTTGTCGCAGATAGTAAAAAAGCACAAGGTCATTTTGATTCTGCTACTGATGGGGATTTAGATATTGCGTATTCTCTTCTTCTTGCTCACAAGCAGTGGGGATCAAATGGAGCAGTTAATTATTTAAAAGAAGCACAAGACATGATTACAAAAGGTATTAAAGCTAGTAATGTTACAAATAATAGCCGACTAAATTTAGGAGATTGGGATTCTAAAAGTTCACTTGATACGAGACCATCTGATTGGATGATGTCACACCTTAGAGCATTTTATGAATTTACAGGTGATAAAACTTGGCTCACTGTTATTAATAATTTGTACGATGTTTATACGCAATTTAGTAATAAGTACTCTCCAAATACAGGACTTATTTCAGATTTTGTTGTAAAAAACCCACCACAACCCGCACCTAAAGGCTTCTTAAATGAGTCAGAATATACAAATGTATATTATTATAATGCTAGTCGAGTACCTTTAAGAATTGTAATGGACTATGCGATGTACGGCGAGAAGCGAAGTAAAGTCATTTCTGATAAAGTATCTTCATGGATTCAAAATAAAACGAATGGAAATCCTTCTAAAATTGTGGATGGTTATCAATTAAACGGATCCAATATTGGTAATTATCCAACTGCTGTATTCGTTTCGCCATTTATTGCTGCAAGTATAACAAATAGCAATAATCAAAAGTGGGTAAATAGCGGTTGGGATTGGATGAAGAATAAGAGAGAAAGCTATTTTAGTGATAGTTATAATTTATTAACTATGTTATTTATTACAGGAAATTGGTGGAAACCTATACCTGATAATAAAAAGACACAAAATCAAATAAATGATGCAATTTATGAAGGATACGATAATTAA
- a CDS encoding NUDIX domain-containing protein — protein sequence MKNKFHHIVRAVMIKDKKLIVAEYIGHHYFLPGGHVEVGESAESALIRELQEELGVNCSIKQFLGVIENQWQDKEMLHHEINHIFEIDSEELHIDFIPKSKEPHLAFHWIDYNRDALHTYKIMPAPSVKELLERKLSDELLNCWISNF from the coding sequence TTGAAAAATAAATTTCATCATATTGTACGAGCTGTTATGATAAAGGATAAAAAATTGATAGTAGCTGAATATATTGGCCATCATTATTTTCTACCAGGTGGTCATGTTGAAGTTGGCGAATCAGCTGAGAGTGCATTAATAAGAGAACTACAAGAAGAACTTGGAGTAAATTGTAGTATAAAACAATTTTTAGGAGTCATAGAAAACCAATGGCAAGATAAAGAAATGCTTCATCATGAAATCAATCATATTTTTGAGATAGATTCAGAAGAGTTACATATTGATTTCATACCAAAATCTAAAGAACCTCATTTAGCGTTTCACTGGATAGATTATAATCGAGACGCTTTACATACTTATAAAATCATGCCAGCACCTTCCGTTAAAGAGTTACTAGAAAGAAAATTAAGTGATGAACTACTAAACTGTTGGATTAGCAATTTTTAA
- a CDS encoding heterocycloanthracin/sonorensin family bacteriocin, whose product MNQFQQELQSLNLNDYQTGNVVYWDPQQSQYPYYYIQDDARRCGGCGGCGGRCGGCGGRCGGCAGRCGGCIGCAGCFGCFNCWNWWII is encoded by the coding sequence ATGAATCAGTTTCAACAAGAACTACAATCATTAAACCTTAATGATTATCAAACTGGTAATGTTGTGTATTGGGATCCACAACAAAGTCAATATCCATACTACTATATTCAAGACGATGCACGTCGTTGCGGCGGATGCGGAGGTTGTGGTGGACGCTGTGGCGGATGTGGCGGCAGATGCGGTGGTTGTGCAGGTCGTTGCGGCGGATGCATAGGTTGCGCAGGATGTTTCGGTTGCTTTAATTGCTGGAACTGGTGGATCATTTAA
- a CDS encoding serine hydrolase domain-containing protein, with translation MYTYDKLISWVEDIKEKNHSSATALCIIKDNKIVLEHYSGYHSNTSRNEKVSASSQFNVASARKSYLGLMIAYALYEGKINSIDDEAIKYFKDFDHALLGKTTIRHLVTHSHGLGETNDGKIFREFEPGQSWAYRDINVRMMTRLIYQLYNKSFPELLKERVFKPANFQETGWRIQQDDNLVAVVDDPNKDAISEIGTVDDGTEKNLFVSAREFAQWGNLHLNQGMIDDKQIVPKEVIKIATSLQSPTYANKELPQNGLFWFVQNEPAQLSELGERVPKGSYQILGITGPTILVIPEYNVVVAKMYNKRYNYGGDNYLYYLREFSNLVVDTFRNSNRV, from the coding sequence TTGTATACATATGATAAGTTAATTTCTTGGGTAGAGGATATTAAAGAAAAAAATCATAGTTCTGCAACAGCACTTTGTATTATAAAAGATAACAAAATTGTACTAGAGCATTATAGTGGATATCACTCAAATACATCGAGAAATGAAAAAGTAAGCGCATCTTCACAATTTAACGTTGCTTCTGCTAGAAAAAGTTATTTAGGATTAATGATAGCGTATGCGCTTTACGAGGGGAAAATAAACTCTATTGATGATGAAGCGATAAAATATTTTAAAGACTTTGATCATGCATTGCTTGGTAAAACAACGATAAGGCATTTAGTAACACATTCGCACGGTTTAGGAGAAACGAATGACGGAAAAATTTTTCGTGAATTTGAACCTGGACAATCTTGGGCGTATAGAGATATTAATGTAAGAATGATGACACGTCTTATTTATCAGCTATATAACAAAAGTTTTCCTGAATTGTTAAAAGAGCGTGTGTTTAAACCTGCTAATTTCCAAGAAACAGGATGGAGAATACAGCAAGATGATAATTTAGTTGCAGTTGTTGATGATCCAAATAAAGACGCAATTAGTGAAATTGGTACAGTAGATGACGGTACTGAAAAAAATCTGTTTGTCTCCGCTAGAGAATTTGCGCAGTGGGGCAACCTTCATTTAAATCAAGGTATGATAGATGATAAACAAATTGTTCCAAAAGAAGTTATAAAAATCGCTACGAGTTTGCAGAGTCCAACATATGCAAATAAAGAGCTACCACAAAATGGCTTGTTTTGGTTCGTTCAAAATGAACCTGCACAATTAAGTGAACTAGGCGAACGTGTACCAAAAGGCTCGTATCAAATATTAGGAATTACGGGACCAACTATATTAGTAATACCTGAATATAATGTAGTTGTTGCGAAAATGTATAATAAAAGATACAACTACGGCGGTGATAATTATTTATATTATTTACGTGAATTTAGTAATTTAGTCGTTGATACATTTCGTAACAGTAATAGGGTATAA
- a CDS encoding L-lactate MFS transporter has translation MKQTSINPLLIVLGTIIVQIGLGTIYTWSLFNQPLVSKFGWNLNSVAITFSITSFSLSFSTLFAGKLQQKLGLRKLIATAGIVLGLGLILSSQVSSLPLLYLLAGVVVGYADGTAYITSLSNLIKWFPNRKGLISGISVSAYGMGSLIFRYINGNLIDNLGVSQAFLYWGIIVLLLVLIGSFFLREAIVSNAVTETLHNDYTPREMMGTKQVYLLFFMLFTSCMGGLYLIGMVKDIGVQLVGLSTATAANAVAMIAIFNTVGRIVLGTLSDKIGRMKIVSATFIIIGLSVFTLSFIPLNYGIYFACVASVAFCFGGNITIFPAIVGDFFGLKNHSTNYGIVYQGFGFGALAGSFIGAILGGFQPTFIIIGVLSVISFIISILIRPPNAEKKNELKHLHRKVA, from the coding sequence ATGAAACAAACTTCTATAAATCCGTTACTAATTGTTCTAGGTACAATCATTGTTCAAATTGGCCTTGGAACAATTTATACATGGAGTTTATTTAATCAGCCCCTTGTAAGTAAGTTTGGATGGAACCTTAATTCAGTTGCTATAACTTTCTCCATTACAAGCTTCTCTTTATCATTTTCAACATTATTTGCAGGAAAGTTACAGCAAAAATTAGGGCTTCGAAAACTCATCGCTACTGCAGGGATTGTGCTGGGACTCGGTTTAATACTAAGTTCACAAGTTTCCTCCTTACCATTACTATATTTATTAGCTGGTGTAGTAGTTGGTTATGCCGATGGAACTGCTTATATCACATCACTATCTAATTTAATTAAATGGTTTCCGAATCGGAAAGGGCTTATTTCAGGTATATCTGTATCAGCATATGGAATGGGCAGCTTAATCTTTAGATATATAAACGGAAATCTTATCGATAATCTTGGTGTATCACAAGCATTCTTATATTGGGGTATTATCGTATTACTTTTAGTGTTAATTGGATCGTTCTTCTTACGTGAAGCGATTGTAAGTAATGCTGTAACTGAAACATTACACAATGACTATACTCCGCGTGAAATGATGGGAACGAAACAAGTATATCTCTTGTTTTTTATGTTATTTACATCGTGTATGGGTGGTCTGTATTTAATCGGTATGGTAAAAGATATTGGGGTACAACTCGTTGGACTTAGTACAGCAACTGCCGCTAACGCTGTTGCAATGATTGCAATTTTTAATACAGTAGGTCGTATTGTTCTTGGAACGTTATCAGATAAAATAGGTCGAATGAAAATTGTCTCTGCAACGTTTATTATTATAGGTTTGTCAGTCTTTACTTTAAGTTTTATTCCGCTAAATTACGGAATCTATTTTGCTTGTGTAGCAAGTGTCGCCTTTTGCTTCGGTGGTAATATAACTATATTCCCAGCTATTGTCGGAGATTTTTTCGGATTAAAAAACCATAGTACAAATTACGGGATTGTCTACCAAGGTTTTGGATTTGGTGCGCTTGCAGGATCATTTATTGGAGCGATACTCGGGGGATTTCAACCAACTTTCATTATAATCGGTGTTTTAAGTGTTATTTCCTTCATTATTTCAATATTAATCCGTCCACCAAATGCAGAGAAGAAAAATGAACTAAAACATTTACATCGGAAAGTAGCTTAA
- a CDS encoding cadmium resistance transporter: MITTIISSVVAFATTNIDDIFILLVLFSQVRTEVLRKEDRAVREKAMRKKLYIAIGQYVGFSMIIFLSIVGSLSSFFIPVSWIGVLGFVPIYMGVKGLFSFRSNKSNKVIDKASSSLFKVAAITLANGADNISIYIPMFTSQSLEANIVTLIIFFCMIAIWCSISYTLLRAPILAKVLERNCHIIVPIVLIGLGMFILFRSNTIELLYL, encoded by the coding sequence TTGATTACAACCATAATTTCTTCTGTTGTGGCATTCGCTACAACAAATATTGATGATATTTTTATACTGCTTGTTTTATTTTCACAAGTAAGAACAGAAGTACTTAGGAAAGAAGATAGAGCTGTCCGCGAAAAAGCTATGAGAAAAAAACTTTATATTGCTATTGGACAATATGTGGGGTTTAGTATGATTATTTTTCTAAGTATCGTTGGGTCTTTAAGCTCTTTTTTCATTCCTGTTTCGTGGATTGGGGTATTAGGATTCGTGCCAATTTATATGGGTGTTAAAGGACTATTCTCGTTTCGTTCTAACAAAAGTAATAAAGTCATTGATAAAGCTTCTAGTTCATTATTTAAAGTAGCTGCGATTACATTAGCTAATGGAGCTGACAATATCTCAATTTATATACCAATGTTCACTAGTCAATCCTTGGAAGCAAATATCGTTACATTAATTATCTTTTTTTGCATGATAGCAATATGGTGTTCTATTAGCTACACATTGTTAAGAGCTCCTATTTTAGCTAAAGTACTTGAGAGAAATTGTCATATTATCGTTCCAATCGTTCTAATTGGTTTAGGAATGTTCATTCTTTTTCGCAGTAATACAATTGAATTATTGTACTTATAA
- a CDS encoding NUDIX hydrolase, with protein sequence MKKVNVTYALLYDKTNEKILMVKNKGKNGSYYTLPGGAVKLGETLEEAVIREVKEETGLHITVNGICYISEAFFEERGHHAIFFNFLGEIIGGETNITRPKEIEEITWMELHIASPHLRIPEHLVNMLKKKETVPYFFNGTIVHQSS encoded by the coding sequence ATGAAAAAAGTAAATGTTACATATGCGCTTTTATACGATAAAACAAATGAAAAGATCTTAATGGTAAAAAACAAAGGGAAGAATGGTTCTTATTACACACTACCAGGTGGTGCAGTTAAATTAGGAGAAACGTTAGAGGAGGCAGTCATTCGAGAAGTGAAAGAAGAAACCGGTCTACATATAACTGTAAATGGTATTTGTTACATTAGCGAAGCTTTTTTCGAAGAGAGAGGACACCATGCAATATTCTTTAATTTTTTAGGTGAAATAATCGGAGGGGAAACAAATATAACAAGGCCAAAAGAAATTGAAGAGATTACTTGGATGGAATTACATATAGCATCACCGCATTTACGTATACCAGAACATTTAGTAAATATGTTAAAAAAGAAAGAAACGGTACCTTACTTTTTTAACGGAACTATCGTTCATCAATCTTCATAA
- the dnaN gene encoding DNA polymerase III subunit beta produces MEFIVNHKHFTQALSDVSKAISTKAIIPILSGIKITADQSGITLIASNSNIFIEKFIPSAIDDEQITTILQAGTIVVPAKYFIEIIKKMPSDIVIKSKNEQTITIQSGEITLNLNGFPANEFPNVPQIDDHTEIQIETKQLIDAFKQTVFAVAKNESRHVLTGVHIELDHNKLICAATDSHRLAIRETLISTNMKANCIVPSATINELLKLMNSNLEFVSIYLSESHIIFTFGTTTLYSRLIEGKYPNISTLIPNEFQTVINIDRQRMLQGVDRSSLLASEWANNNVNLEIVNESTIQISSNASQIGKISEKQQIDVIQGKKQLNISFDGRFMLDALRAIKEETVTLSFSGSMRPILIEAGTQSAAIHLISPVRAY; encoded by the coding sequence ATGGAGTTTATCGTTAATCACAAACATTTTACACAAGCACTTTCAGATGTAAGTAAAGCAATATCAACGAAAGCTATAATTCCTATATTATCTGGCATAAAAATAACAGCAGATCAATCTGGGATTACTTTAATCGCAAGTAATTCGAATATTTTCATCGAAAAATTTATACCTAGTGCTATAGATGACGAACAAATTACGACTATCTTACAAGCAGGAACAATTGTTGTACCTGCAAAATACTTCATTGAAATTATAAAGAAAATGCCAAGCGATATAGTAATAAAAAGTAAGAATGAGCAAACAATTACCATACAATCAGGAGAAATCACATTAAACTTAAATGGCTTTCCAGCGAATGAATTTCCTAACGTACCACAAATAGACGATCATACAGAAATACAAATAGAAACAAAACAATTGATTGATGCGTTTAAACAAACAGTCTTTGCAGTAGCGAAAAATGAATCTAGACACGTTCTTACTGGCGTACATATCGAGTTAGACCATAACAAATTAATATGCGCTGCAACTGACTCTCATAGATTAGCTATACGTGAAACACTAATTTCTACTAATATGAAAGCGAATTGTATTGTACCAAGTGCAACCATTAATGAGCTTTTAAAATTAATGAACAGCAATTTAGAATTCGTTTCTATTTATCTATCAGAAAGTCACATTATTTTTACATTCGGCACAACTACGTTATATTCACGACTAATTGAAGGGAAATATCCTAATATTTCTACTCTCATTCCAAATGAATTTCAAACCGTCATTAACATAGATAGACAAAGAATGTTACAAGGGGTAGATCGATCAAGCTTATTAGCGAGTGAATGGGCAAATAACAATGTTAACTTAGAAATTGTAAACGAATCTACAATTCAAATTTCTTCTAACGCTTCTCAGATCGGAAAAATATCTGAGAAGCAACAGATAGATGTAATTCAAGGTAAAAAACAATTAAATATATCTTTCGATGGACGATTTATGTTGGATGCTTTAAGGGCAATAAAAGAAGAAACGGTTACTTTAAGTTTCAGCGGTTCTATGAGACCAATATTAATTGAAGCAGGGACACAATCTGCAGCAATCCATCTTATATCTCCAGTAAGAGCTTATTAA
- a CDS encoding NUDIX hydrolase, which yields MYKHTLCFIKRNEEILMLNRKYDPVKGLWNGVGGKIEKGETPLENAIREIKEETNIKVTHDQIQFKGIIKWEDSSYSGGMYVYLVELLHEFTYHTPKKVSEGILDWKEISWILSDYNYGVGEMIPKFLVEVLHNELILEHNFVLSNHKLIDYRNKELAKQDNSIDNIIPL from the coding sequence ATGTACAAACACACTTTATGTTTCATAAAAAGAAATGAAGAGATACTTATGCTAAATAGAAAATATGACCCTGTAAAAGGGTTATGGAATGGTGTAGGAGGAAAGATAGAAAAGGGAGAAACACCTCTAGAAAATGCAATTCGTGAAATAAAAGAAGAGACTAATATAAAAGTTACGCATGATCAAATTCAATTTAAAGGCATTATTAAATGGGAGGATTCTTCATATTCTGGCGGAATGTATGTTTATCTAGTAGAGTTACTTCATGAATTTACATATCACACTCCAAAAAAAGTCTCAGAAGGAATTCTAGATTGGAAAGAGATTTCTTGGATTCTAAGTGACTATAATTACGGCGTAGGAGAGATGATACCTAAATTTTTAGTTGAAGTGCTTCACAATGAATTAATATTAGAGCACAATTTTGTTTTATCTAATCATAAATTAATAGATTATAGGAATAAAGAATTAGCTAAGCAGGATAACTCTATAGATAATATAATTCCATTATAA
- a CDS encoding alpha/beta fold hydrolase codes for MWTTNIIKTPRGKFEYFLKGEGPPLCVTHLYSEYNDNGNTFANPFTDHYSVYLVNLKGCGNSDSAKNDSEYSMTETIKDLEAIREALYINKWGFAGHSAGGMLALVYATEAQESLTKIIVGGAAASKEYASHKDSIYCSKNVKFNRIVSIMNALNDDSTVQEERKALSREWALMSFYSEEKLEEALKLPNSGKTVGNRLNYFRQVEYKDYDVRQKLKFVKIPSFIYCGKHDVQCPYIFSCEIANLIPNATLTKFEESNHNPFVEEIDKFNQFVNDTL; via the coding sequence ATGTGGACAACAAATATTATCAAAACTCCAAGAGGAAAGTTTGAATATTTTCTAAAGGGAGAAGGACCTCCACTTTGCGTTACTCATTTGTATAGTGAGTATAATGATAATGGAAATACTTTTGCAAACCCATTTACTGACCATTATAGCGTATATTTAGTTAACTTAAAGGGATGTGGCAATTCAGATTCAGCAAAAAATGACTCTGAATATAGTATGACCGAAACGATTAAAGATTTAGAAGCGATTCGAGAAGCTTTATATATTAATAAATGGGGGTTTGCTGGTCATTCGGCAGGAGGGATGTTAGCTCTTGTATATGCGACTGAAGCACAAGAAAGTTTAACGAAAATAATTGTTGGTGGCGCAGCGGCGAGTAAGGAATATGCATCTCATAAAGATAGTATATACTGTAGTAAAAATGTGAAATTTAATAGAATCGTATCAATTATGAATGCATTAAATGATGATAGTACAGTACAAGAAGAAAGAAAAGCATTAAGTAGAGAGTGGGCACTTATGTCTTTTTATTCTGAAGAAAAGCTTGAAGAGGCATTAAAATTGCCGAATAGCGGAAAGACAGTTGGCAATCGGTTAAATTATTTTAGACAAGTTGAATATAAAGATTATGATGTTCGTCAGAAACTTAAATTCGTAAAAATCCCAAGTTTTATATACTGTGGTAAGCATGATGTACAATGTCCCTACATATTTTCTTGTGAAATAGCAAATTTAATCCCGAACGCAACATTAACTAAATTTGAAGAAAGTAATCATAATCCATTCGTTGAAGAAATAGACAAGTTTAATCAGTTTGTCAACGATACATTATAA
- a CDS encoding MBL fold metallo-hydrolase, with protein MKKKFINQIHTDVSFKPKDIIGLMTDYLKTKTKLRPIKNLPIVLSNKDNESLESLTWFGHSASLLKIEGKKLLLDPMFGDTSSPFPLFNSKRYSGTFSLEREDLQEIDAIIISHNHYDHLNYKSIMQLKDRTKHFYVPTGVAQYLIKWGISPSKISEHNWWDEIAFDNIKLVCTPARHFSGRGMTDRDCSLWCSWLILGQETKIFFSGDSGYAPHFKEIGDKYGPFDLTLMECGQYDPRWSAIHMLPEETVQAHIDVKGELLLPIHWGAFTLALHEWSDPIERVTKEANRLGVKITTPQIGESITLKSTDYPRYAWWQKV; from the coding sequence ATGAAAAAGAAATTTATAAATCAAATTCATACTGATGTAAGTTTTAAACCGAAAGATATTATAGGTTTAATGACTGATTACTTAAAAACGAAGACAAAGCTACGTCCTATAAAGAATTTACCGATTGTTTTATCAAATAAAGATAATGAATCTTTAGAGAGTTTGACATGGTTTGGCCATTCTGCTTCTCTTTTAAAAATAGAAGGTAAAAAATTGTTATTAGACCCGATGTTTGGAGATACCTCTTCCCCGTTTCCTCTGTTTAATAGTAAACGTTATAGCGGTACCTTTTCTTTAGAACGTGAAGACCTTCAAGAAATTGATGCGATTATCATTTCTCATAATCACTATGATCATTTAAATTATAAAAGTATTATGCAGTTAAAAGATCGCACAAAGCACTTTTATGTTCCAACTGGAGTTGCACAATATCTTATTAAATGGGGTATTTCACCTAGTAAAATTAGTGAGCATAATTGGTGGGACGAAATTGCGTTTGATAATATTAAGTTAGTATGTACTCCTGCAAGGCATTTCTCTGGACGAGGTATGACAGATAGAGATTGTTCATTATGGTGTTCATGGCTTATTCTTGGTCAAGAGACTAAAATTTTCTTTAGTGGTGATAGCGGTTATGCCCCTCACTTTAAGGAAATTGGTGATAAATATGGTCCATTCGATCTTACATTGATGGAATGCGGGCAATATGATCCAAGGTGGTCTGCAATTCATATGTTACCTGAAGAAACAGTACAAGCTCATATTGATGTAAAAGGAGAATTACTTCTTCCGATTCATTGGGGTGCTTTTACATTAGCATTACACGAATGGAGTGACCCAATAGAACGTGTTACGAAGGAAGCGAACCGTTTAGGAGTTAAAATTACAACACCTCAAATTGGCGAATCTATTACGTTAAAATCTACAGACTATCCTAGGTATGCTTGGTGGCAAAAAGTCTAA